TGCAGAAACTCCGCGACAAAACCTCCGGCTGGATCGCCAGCCTGATCCTGGGCTTGCTGATCATCCCGTTCGCCTTCGTGGGCGTTAACGAGTACATGACCGGTGGTACCGCCAGCGACGTGGCCTTGGTCGAAGCGCCGCCGACATGGTGGGAGTCCGCGCCGCAGTGGTGGCCGGCCTCCATGCTGTGGCAGCGCGAAGAGGTCACGCAGGACGAATTCCGCGCCGCCTTCGAGCAGGCACGCCAGCAGGCGCGCCAGCAGGCCGGTGAAGCGTTCGATCCGCGCGACTTCGAGAGCGCGGACAACAAGCGCAAGGTGCTCGAGCAGCTGATCGACCAGAAGGTCCTCGCGCTGGGCTCCAAGCGCGCCGGCATCGTCGTCGGCAATGCCGCGCTCCAGAAGATGATCGCCAGCGAACCCGCGTTCCAGGTCGACGGCAAGTTCAGTCCCGAGCGTTACCAGCTCATGCTGTCCTCGCAGGTGCCGGCGGTGTCGCCGCAGAAGTTCGAGGAAGAGCAGCGCGAGCGCCTGCGCATGATGCTGGTGCCGATGGCGATCAACGATTCGGATTTCATCACCGAAGGCGAGCAGGAACGCATGTGGAAGTTGCTGGGTGAAACCCGCGACATCGGCATCGCGCTGCTGCCGCCCGTGGCCGAGGATGCGGCGCCGGTCAGCGACGCCGACATCAAGGCCTGGTACGACGGGCACAAGAACGACTTCAAGCAGCCGGAACAGGTTTCGCTGGAGTACATCGAGATCAACGGTGCGACGCTGCCCGCGGGCGCGCCGGCCGACGAGGCTGCACTGCGCAAGCGCTACGAAGCGGAGAAGTCGCGCTTCGTTTCCGCGGAGCAGCGCGTGGTCGCGCACATCCTCATCTCGGCCGACGCGGGCGCGGATGCCGCGACCCTGAAGAAGGCGGAGGAAAAAGCCGCCGCGCTCGCCAAGCAGGCGCGCGAGGGCGCCGATTTCGCCGCACTGGCGCGTGCCAACTCGGAAGACCCGGGTTCGAAGGATCTTGGCGGCGAGCTGCCGCCGTTCGCGAAGGACGGCTCGATGGTCAAGCCGTTCGAGGATGCGGCGTTCGCCATGCAGGCCGGCGAGATCCGTGGCCCGGTGAAGTCGGATTTCGGCTACCACGTGCTGCAGCTGAAAGAGATCAAGGCGGGTGCGGGCCGTAGCTTCGAAGAGGTCCGCGGCGAATTGGCCGCCGAGGAAGCCGGGAGCGAACGCGACCGCGCCTACAATGACCTGGCAGGACGCGTGGTCAACGAGACGCTGAAGAATCCGACCGCCTTGGCGCCGGCTGCGCAGGCCGTGGGCCTGCCGCTGCAGAAGGTCGGTCCGTTCTCGCGCAATGCGCCGGAAGGTGTCGCGACCGTTCCTGCCGTGCTGCGTGCCGCGTTCTCCGACACGCTGGTGCAGGACGGTACCGTCAGCGACCCGATCGAGATCGCGCCGAACCACAGTGTGGTGATCCGCGTGGCGCAGCACACCCAGGAGCAGGCGCTTGCGTTGGACAAGGCGCGCGATGCGGTGGTCGCTGCCATCCGCGCCGACCGCCGCGAGAAGGCCGCCGTCGCAGCGGCCGACGCGCTGGTCGCACGCCTGCAGAAGGGCGAATCGCTGGCCACCATCGCGGCCGCCGACGGACTGCGCTTCAACGAGCTGCCGGGCATGCGCCGCGGCATGCCGATGCCGACGGCCGAAGCCAACGAGGCGATCTTCGCGGCCGCGCGTCCGGCGGAAGGCAAGTCGACGGCGGGCAAGGTCGCGCTGGGCAATGGCGCCTACGCGGTGTTCACCGTCAACAAGGTGACCGAGGGCGTGCTGGCGGACATGCCGGCGGAAGAGCGCGCGATGATGCGGCAGCAGATGACGCAGCTGACCGGCGGCATCTCGACGCAGGCCTACGTCGATGCGCTGCGCAAGCGCTTCAAGGTCAAGGTCTTCGAAGACCGGCTGTAACGGTCCTGTCGCGCGCCACCCCGCAATCCCGCCGAAAGGCGGGATTGCTGTTTCAGGGCGCCTCGCTCTGCGTTTCGTCCAGTTGGAGCACCATGCCCGGGCGCAGGACCGCACCGGGCTTGAGTCCGTTCATGCGCAACAGGCGCGCCGCCGGGATGCCATGGCGCTTGCCGATGCTCCAGGCGGATTCTCCGCGCTTGACCGTATGCGTGCGCCCGGTCGAGGCGGTCCCGGAGGAAACCGCGGCATCGTTCTGGGGCGAGGACGGCGATGCGTCGGCCGCCGTCGCAACCGGCGTCCCGCTCGCGGTCTCGCTCGCCGTGGCGAGGCTGGGCGCCAGCAGTCGCATAGGGCGCGTGCCCCGACTGAAGCGCCCTGCCAGTGCGGGATTGAGGCGATTGAGCAGCGTCGTCGATTGTCCGTGGGCCGTGGCCCACGAGGCCAACGTGCCACCGTCGGGTAACGGATGCGCGGCGAGCCGCGGCACAGGGCGATCGAGCTGGTCCAGCCAGGCATCGCGGTCATCGGCCTGCTGGAAGATGCAGGCCAGGGCGTGCAGCTTCTCGACATACGCGTAAGTGATGCCGGAGAGCCCCGGCAACTCGGCGGGGCGTGCGTTGCGCGCATTCATGCCGGCGCGGCGCATCGATTGGAGTACGCGGTACTCGCCGGCGTTGTAGGCCATCACCGCCAATCGCCAGTCGCCGCCGAACATGCCGTGCAGCGTCTTGAGATAGCGCACGGCAGCCTGCGTCGAATCCACCGGCGACAACCGGCCGTCGTAGCCTTCGCGCATCGGCACGCCGTGATTGCGCGCGGTGATGCCGATGAACTGCCACAGCCCGGCCGGGCCGTTCGGGTTGCGGGCACCCGGCTTGTATCCGCTTTCCACGAACGGGATAAGCGCGAACTCGGTGGGCAGGTGCGCTTCGCGCAGCGCATCGACGACGTAGCCGAACAGCGGCAGCAGGTCGTCCTCGGCGCGCGCCAGTTGCCCGGGAGCATGGCCGAACTGCTTCTTCCAGCGCCCGTTGGTGGCCGCGCTGTCGCATGCAGGGTCGGCGAGGCCGTCGCGGAAACGCTGGTAGATCTCCAGGCCGCTGCGCTGCTGGCTGGCGGGCAGGGCGGAGACCGGCACCGTAGCGTCGGACGTGGGCGTGCCCGAGGTTTCCCCGGGCGCGGGGGGATCTCCGGCGACGGCGAACGGCGGCACGGCGACGAGCAGCGTCGCCACGAGTGCGGCACCCAGGGTATGCCGCGTCCTCATGCGCGGAAGTCGTTCTTCCACTGCCGCAAGG
This genomic stretch from Pseudoxanthomonas sp. CF385 harbors:
- a CDS encoding lytic transglycosylase domain-containing protein, producing the protein MRTRHTLGAALVATLLVAVPPFAVAGDPPAPGETSGTPTSDATVPVSALPASQQRSGLEIYQRFRDGLADPACDSAATNGRWKKQFGHAPGQLARAEDDLLPLFGYVVDALREAHLPTEFALIPFVESGYKPGARNPNGPAGLWQFIGITARNHGVPMREGYDGRLSPVDSTQAAVRYLKTLHGMFGGDWRLAVMAYNAGEYRVLQSMRRAGMNARNARPAELPGLSGITYAYVEKLHALACIFQQADDRDAWLDQLDRPVPRLAAHPLPDGGTLASWATAHGQSTTLLNRLNPALAGRFSRGTRPMRLLAPSLATASETASGTPVATAADASPSSPQNDAAVSSGTASTGRTHTVKRGESAWSIGKRHGIPAARLLRMNGLKPGAVLRPGMVLQLDETQSEAP
- a CDS encoding SurA N-terminal domain-containing protein gives rise to the protein MLQKLRDKTSGWIASLILGLLIIPFAFVGVNEYMTGGTASDVALVEAPPTWWESAPQWWPASMLWQREEVTQDEFRAAFEQARQQARQQAGEAFDPRDFESADNKRKVLEQLIDQKVLALGSKRAGIVVGNAALQKMIASEPAFQVDGKFSPERYQLMLSSQVPAVSPQKFEEEQRERLRMMLVPMAINDSDFITEGEQERMWKLLGETRDIGIALLPPVAEDAAPVSDADIKAWYDGHKNDFKQPEQVSLEYIEINGATLPAGAPADEAALRKRYEAEKSRFVSAEQRVVAHILISADAGADAATLKKAEEKAAALAKQAREGADFAALARANSEDPGSKDLGGELPPFAKDGSMVKPFEDAAFAMQAGEIRGPVKSDFGYHVLQLKEIKAGAGRSFEEVRGELAAEEAGSERDRAYNDLAGRVVNETLKNPTALAPAAQAVGLPLQKVGPFSRNAPEGVATVPAVLRAAFSDTLVQDGTVSDPIEIAPNHSVVIRVAQHTQEQALALDKARDAVVAAIRADRREKAAVAAADALVARLQKGESLATIAAADGLRFNELPGMRRGMPMPTAEANEAIFAAARPAEGKSTAGKVALGNGAYAVFTVNKVTEGVLADMPAEERAMMRQQMTQLTGGISTQAYVDALRKRFKVKVFEDRL